The genomic stretch CCCAGGCAGCAGCAAGGCTTTCCAAATCAGCTCGGAGGCTATAGCTTGACCCGGGGCGAGTTCCTAGCAATCGCGGTCAAATAGGCTAAGCCATTGGACTTATTCATCAGGTACCCCGACTGGCTCGCAACCTCGTAATGGTAACGTTTTCCAACGACGGAGGAATGGAGTGGAGGAGCAAACAACAGTTGACGCTTTTCTATCCAATGTGCGATACTTGGTCGTGATGGCTAATACATACAGCATTGGCGAGTTCGCAAAACGGATTGGGCGTAGCCCGAGTACGGTACGGCGCTTGGAACAAGAAGGCAAAATCACACCTAAAAGGCTTCCGAGCGGGCATCGTTACTTCGATGAGTCTGATCTGCGATCCATGCTGGGAGGTGCCCCAGTTAGCCGAGTCGCTGTCGTCTATTGCAGAGTGAGTGGTGCTGGTCAAAAAGACGACCTAGCATCACAGGTCAAGGCGATGGAGACCTACTGCCTAAACGCTGGTGTAGCAGTAGACGAGTGAATTGAAGAGATCGGTGGAGGCATGAACTTCGAACGCAAGAAGTTCCTGGCGCTTATAGATCGCATACAACACGGAGAGGTTGAACGCCTAATAATTGCTCACAAAGATAGGCTCGCTAGGTTCGGACTCGATCTCATCTCCCACATTGCCGAAGAGGGCGGATGTGGGATCGTGGTAGTTAATCAACCATCGTGTTCACCAGAACCAGAGATGGTTGAGGACATGCTCGCCATCGGTCATACGTTTGGTCATCGGCTTGACGGTATGAGAAGATACGAGCAGGAGTTGAAAGCCGAGTATCCAGGGCAAAAAGCGCAGGTACTCAGTGACAACTAGCACTCGCATCATCTACGCCGACACACCAAAAGAGCTACTACCGATCTGCAAGGCCGTTGGCTACATACGGGCGGACATCTGGCGCAGGTATGGCGGTCTAAAGACGGTTAGCAAAAGCTCAAACGATATCCGCAACGAAATCAGCACTCTTTCCCTCTACTCTAACCTGCCAATAGATGGCACCATTCGCAACGAGAGCACCAAAGACATTGTGAATGATGTCTTCCTTTATCGAGCTGCTGGCCAGCAGAGCTATCTACACTAGAGCGAAAGACGACGAGGCAGAACTGACACGCCTCTACACGCTCTTACAACAAGGCGAGTGGACTCAAGAGAATTTCCTGCACCGCCAGATGCGTAAGCACTTCAAGCACGGACATTCCAAGGTAAACAACCAGTTCATAGTACGTCCAGACAAATATCACACCGAGATTGTTGACGGTCAACTAGTCGTGGTCATCAAGATTGCAGCCAAATACGGACAACCCATCCGTCTAGTCACAACCACCAATGGCAAGAGCGTCGATCCGTCTGGCAAGAACATCAGGATCATAGTCAAGGACAACGTTACAGAGATCCATTACGCATTCAAGAAGCCACTAGGCCGTCCACGCGGAACCGAGGTTATCGCCGTTGACAAAGGATACACCGAAGCATTCGTGGACTCAGATGGAGAAGTACACGGTGTTGGGCTTGGCGAGATAATGACCGAGTACAGTGACAAGGCTAGTAAAACCGGTCAGGCTCGCAACAGACTCTATGCGCTAGAGCAAAAGCACAGAGAAGCCGGACGCACAGCTAAGGCCGATCGTATCAAGACCAACAACCTTGGTACAAAGAAGATCAACGCTCGCAAGGATAAGGTACAGAAACGAATCAGAAACAACGCTTTCAGAGCAGCCCACTCGGTCGTAGACAAGGCCAGTCTCGTTATCTCCGAAGACCTGAGCCGTCCTATCGCCAAGAGACGGCCTTGGAAGAAGTACAACAGAAGAATGTCAGCATTGGCCAGGGGCACACTTGCCGAAGCCCTCGAATCTACAACCCAACAGCGTAAAGCGAGGCATGTACTCGTGAATGCGGCCTATACATCGCAGATGGACTCCAACACACATTTACTGGAAGGTAAGCGTGAGGCGGATAAGTTTTACTGTGCAAACGGGGATGTTCTCCAGGCTGACTTCAACGCTGCTTTGAACCTGCTACATAGATACTCCGACCAAGAGATTACTCTCTATACCCCTCACAAGGAAGTTCGGCGTGTCTTGCTAGCGCGTTCATCCGGCGCAACTGAGCGTCAAGGGGCACGAGTTGCAAGAGACCAAAACCTCTTATCAACCGTGTGCGGATAAGCCTAACGGCTTTGAGCAATTATGCTCAGGTTTTTGGGAGCAGGTAAAAATGGCTTCGATCGGGAAACTACTCCGAGATTTTCGTAGCGGAGACCAGCACAGTGTGTGGAACAGACAGGCGCTGCTCGCACCAGAGACCATACAGCTTTCGAGTGGCGATTTTAACGATGGCGGGCGGATTCCCGCAACCCATTCCGGCAAAGGTGTTGGCAACAACCTATCGCCACAGCTGTCATGGACCGGGACACCCGAAGTAACGGCACAGCTCCTACTCATCATCGAAGATACCGACGTTCCCCTCCCAAGACCAATTATCCACACCATGGCGTTGCTAGATCCGGCACACTCCGAATTGCCTACTGGTGGGTTAGATCCAAAGACTGCAGGACTCGTCTTTCTGCCCGCCTCCTTCTGGAGGCGCGGCTATGAGGGTCCTCGACCGTTACCAGGCCACGGACCCCATCACTATGGCTTTTATCTCTTTGCGCTTCCCACGGCGATCTCTAACGCCAGCAAGATCAAGAACGTCAGCCAGCTGATCGAAGTGATATCCGGTCAAATCCTGGCTCGCGGTCGCCTGATCGGGGTCCAAGAACGCTAACAGACCATCCTTGGATATAACCGAACCACCCGGATTTTACGTGGGCCCAGGGCGGTTCATCAAGGCAGTCAGGAAACACCCCCAGAAACCGTGGAGTCCTACCCTTGTCTGGAACCTCACGTGCATCAGGGTACACCAGGGTGGTACCATACGACGAACACAAGCGAGCCTTCATCCACGTCACTGGAACCTTGCACCCCTTGAGCTAGCGACCGGCAGTCGTAGTCCTTTACTGGGGAATCACCGAGGGCTGTACCGATTGCTCTGGGGCCCATCATGGCAGCGAATACGGCCCAGCTCTCGCATCCATAACTAAGCATAGGAATAAGATTGATGAGGCTAGGAATAAGCTGCGTACTCTCAAAGAGCGATGCTGGTTCTAGGCGTGCCCGACGCACCGGCCACCGGGCTACCACAATCTAGGGACCAAGAGACAACTAACTCGGCTCCGGCACACCGAGGCAGAGCTATAGACGATCTCGGGAGAGGTCGTCTATGAGGAGAGGAACCGGACCAGAACACGTGGCAAGGTGGCCCAACACCCATACATGTGACCACACTCGCTCATCACCGATAACCTCTCTCGCTCGCGCGGTAAGGCTAAGTCCAAGAACATCTCGCGACTCTGCTCATCATGGGCAAGAGACGAGAACCAAGAACGCATTACGGTACATGCCTATGTCGGAGGTTCTGGCATTAAAACGGTCAACGCGGCCTACACCAGCCAAACATGTCCCGATCCAACGTGTGGGTATGTCCATAGTGACAACCGACACGGGGATATGTTTCACTGTTGCAATCCCTATTGGGAATGCAACTGGCAGGGTGATGTAGATCACGTAGCTGCCATGAACCTACTCAACAGGATCAAAGATCGCGAGATCAGCCGATTCACTCCCTATAGCGAAGTGAAGAAGATCCTAGAGGAGAGGTTCCTACGCCGGATCGAAAGCCGGAATATCCAATTGGATGCGAAGGCTAGCGCTCAACGGCTTAGACCCCAAGCAAACCACGACAACCCAAGTTGGACGTGGAAGGTGGGCAACCATCGACTCGCCTTAGTTCTGTCCCTGTAGATAGGGCAGAACACACAAAGGCGGCTGGAGAGCGAAAATGAGTCCTACAGATGCCTAGGAGCGTGGGTCAGTATCCCAACCTGAACCCCAGATAAGTAGCCCATTGTCGGGTGAGAATTGGGGTCATGAGAGCTGGCGCAAGGGGTGGTTGTGTGGTAAAATAGTGGCTATGAGCTGCGATGATGTCACTGTGGAACCTGTTGGTGTGACTAAGTCATCTAAGGGCTCAAAGACCAAGCCTCCCATCGGTAGTGCCAAGACCTTCCGTTCCTATGACCAGGGTCAGATGTTCCTCATGCCTCCCTCCCTTGATGACTGGCTTCCCAAAGATCACACAGCACGCTTTATCTCCGAGGTGGTAGAC from Ferrimicrobium acidiphilum DSM 19497 encodes the following:
- a CDS encoding zinc ribbon domain-containing protein, with the protein product MMSSFIELLASRAIYTRAKDDEAELTRLYTLLQQGEWTQENFLHRQMRKHFKHGHSKVNNQFIVRPDKYHTEIVDGQLVVVIKIAAKYGQPIRLVTTTNGKSVDPSGKNIRIIVKDNVTEIHYAFKKPLGRPRGTEVIAVDKGYTEAFVDSDGEVHGVGLGEIMTEYSDKASKTGQARNRLYALEQKHREAGRTAKADRIKTNNLGTKKINARKDKVQKRIRNNAFRAAHSVVDKASLVISEDLSRPIAKRRPWKKYNRRMSALARGTLAEALESTTQQRKARHVLVNAAYTSQMDSNTHLLEGKREADKFYCANGDVLQADFNAALNLLHRYSDQEITLYTPHKEVRRVLLARSSGATERQGARVARDQNLLSTVCG
- a CDS encoding YbhB/YbcL family Raf kinase inhibitor-like protein, whose protein sequence is MASIGKLLRDFRSGDQHSVWNRQALLAPETIQLSSGDFNDGGRIPATHSGKGVGNNLSPQLSWTGTPEVTAQLLLIIEDTDVPLPRPIIHTMALLDPAHSELPTGGLDPKTAGLVFLPASFWRRGYEGPRPLPGHGPHHYGFYLFALPTAISNASKIKNVSQLIEVISGQILARGRLIGVQER
- a CDS encoding zinc ribbon domain-containing protein; this translates as MTVHAYVGGSGIKTVNAAYTSQTCPDPTCGYVHSDNRHGDMFHCCNPYWECNWQGDVDHVAAMNLLNRIKDREISRFTPYSEVKKILEERFLRRIESRNIQLDAKASAQRLRPQANHDNPSWTWKVGNHRLALVLSL